In Pleurocapsa sp. PCC 7319, the following are encoded in one genomic region:
- the ccsB gene encoding c-type cytochrome biogenesis protein CcsB codes for MDLIALESFLDNTSFGVLLVTMLIYWGGAAFPNLPYLATLGTTGMAIANLCMATLLGSRWLEAGYFPLSNLYESLFFLAWGITTIHFIAERMSRSRLVGVVTSPVAMGITAFAALSLPVEMQQSAPLVPALKSNWLMMHVSVMMLSYSTLMVGSAIAIGFLIVTRGQKVELKGSSVGTGSFRDRVKQKTSLNPASSADSVFASTSATGNTAVLDLPQTETVKLSPERLSLADTLDNISYRVIGLGFPLLTIGIIAGGVWANEAWGSYWSWDPKETWAFITWLVFAAYLHARITRGWQGRKPAILAAIGFVVVWVCYLGVNLLGKGLHSYGWFF; via the coding sequence ATGGATTTAATTGCACTTGAGAGTTTTTTAGATAACACCTCTTTTGGGGTTTTACTAGTCACTATGTTGATCTACTGGGGTGGTGCAGCTTTTCCGAACCTTCCCTATTTAGCAACTCTGGGAACTACAGGCATGGCGATCGCCAATCTTTGTATGGCTACCTTATTAGGTTCCCGTTGGTTAGAGGCTGGTTATTTTCCCCTGAGCAATCTTTATGAATCTTTATTCTTTCTGGCTTGGGGCATTACCACTATTCACTTTATCGCCGAAAGAATGAGTCGGAGTCGTTTAGTCGGAGTGGTTACTAGCCCAGTAGCGATGGGAATTACAGCTTTTGCTGCCTTGAGTTTACCGGTGGAAATGCAGCAGTCTGCACCATTAGTACCAGCACTAAAATCAAATTGGTTAATGATGCACGTCAGCGTTATGATGCTCAGCTATTCTACTTTGATGGTGGGCAGCGCGATCGCTATTGGTTTTTTAATTGTGACTCGTGGACAAAAAGTTGAACTAAAAGGTAGTTCAGTAGGTACTGGTAGTTTTCGCGATCGTGTAAAGCAAAAGACGAGCTTAAATCCTGCTTCCAGTGCAGATAGTGTTTTTGCGAGTACTTCGGCTACTGGTAACACCGCAGTTCTAGATTTACCTCAAACCGAAACTGTCAAACTGTCTCCCGAACGCCTGAGTCTGGCTGACACTTTGGATAATATTAGCTATCGCGTAATTGGTTTAGGGTTTCCTTTATTAACTATCGGTATCATTGCTGGCGGTGTTTGGGCGAACGAAGCTTGGGGTTCATATTGGAGTTGGGACCCTAAAGAAACCTGGGCATTTATCACCTGGTTGGTATTTGCGGCCTATCTCCATGCTAGAATTACTCGCGGTTGGCAAGGTAGAAAACCTGCTATTTTGGCGGCGATCGGCTTTGTCGTCGTTTGGGTTTGTTACTTAGGAGTTAACTTATTAGGTAAAGGTCTACATTCCTACGGTTGGTTTTTCTGA
- the msrB gene encoding peptide-methionine (R)-S-oxide reductase MsrB translates to MATSENQYEIQKSEQEWKEALTPEQYRVLRKHGTERAGTSPLDKVYSEGTYFCAGCGQPLFSSDTKFNSGTGWPSFYQPLEDAVGTTVDRSLFMTRTEVHCDRCGGHLGHVFNDGPKPTGQRYCMNGVSLKFVPEESAS, encoded by the coding sequence ATGGCAACTTCAGAAAATCAATACGAAATTCAAAAAAGCGAACAGGAATGGAAAGAAGCTCTTACTCCTGAACAATATCGAGTCTTACGCAAACATGGCACAGAGCGAGCAGGAACAAGTCCTTTGGATAAAGTATACTCAGAGGGAACTTATTTCTGTGCTGGTTGTGGTCAACCTTTATTTAGTTCTGATACTAAATTCAATAGTGGTACAGGATGGCCCAGTTTCTATCAACCACTTGAAGACGCAGTCGGTACAACTGTTGATCGCTCTTTATTTATGACGAGAACCGAAGTACATTGCGATCGCTGTGGTGGACATCTAGGTCATGTGTTTAATGATGGACCTAAACCTACAGGTCAACGCTATTGTATGAATGGTGTTTCTTTGAAATTTGTCCCTGAGGAATCAGCTAGTTAA
- a CDS encoding sensor histidine kinase, with the protein MNNLFYEENLDQKHRVPVWLVLIGVTFIFTATAISINRINQWAETNKHIQTLLVNLKEQLSRTNSLEWEAIAKGKLDDNVREELTENEEDTEVLLAQIQQINLKKNKFDRFFLLYNRYQTEVERALNLIAAQQLEKVLEISEEEIDEIYDELYAEIVTLEKVYLDREQQARTIASFGTTLSLLLAGLTLGGGFWQFNRQLWTKNQDLETTLTELRLTQGQLIQQEKMAALGQLVAGVAHEINTPLGAIQASANNITKALREALSELPQLNQILNAAQQECFFDLLAQATENKTVLTSSEKRPLKRKLTKWLQEQKIDNARNIADILLDIGIYERKMATDNQYLSSFLPLLKHPQVDWILQLAYNLTRLLGNNHTILTAIKRASKVVFALKNYARQDQTGEQQLIQITDGIETVLEIYHNQIKRDIEIIRNYQSLPEVKCYPDELIQVWTNLIHNAVQAIKGKGQIAIITEQVEKGVQVQITDSGSGIDSEIQARIFEPFFTTKPMGEGSGLGLHICQKIIKKHQGSIKVESHPGQTKFSVWLPISCA; encoded by the coding sequence ATGAATAATTTATTCTACGAGGAAAATTTAGACCAGAAACACCGCGTACCAGTATGGCTGGTATTAATAGGAGTGACTTTTATCTTTACTGCTACAGCGATTTCAATCAATCGTATTAATCAATGGGCAGAAACAAACAAACATATTCAAACTCTTTTAGTAAACCTGAAAGAACAGTTGAGTAGGACTAATTCTTTGGAATGGGAAGCTATTGCCAAAGGAAAACTAGATGATAATGTCAGAGAAGAATTAACCGAGAATGAGGAAGATACCGAGGTACTACTCGCTCAAATTCAGCAAATAAACCTGAAAAAAAATAAATTTGATCGCTTTTTTCTGCTTTACAATCGCTATCAAACAGAAGTAGAACGAGCTTTAAATTTAATAGCTGCTCAACAATTAGAAAAAGTTCTCGAAATTAGTGAAGAAGAAATAGATGAAATCTACGATGAGTTATATGCAGAAATTGTTACTTTAGAAAAAGTTTATCTAGATCGAGAGCAACAAGCAAGAACAATTGCCAGTTTTGGTACTACTTTATCTTTACTGTTAGCTGGTCTGACTTTAGGAGGAGGATTTTGGCAGTTTAATCGTCAGCTATGGACTAAAAATCAAGATTTAGAAACAACATTAACCGAACTCAGACTAACTCAAGGACAGTTAATTCAACAAGAAAAAATGGCAGCATTAGGACAGCTTGTAGCTGGAGTAGCCCACGAAATCAATACTCCTTTAGGAGCAATTCAAGCTTCTGCCAATAATATCACCAAAGCATTAAGAGAAGCTCTATCAGAATTACCACAACTCAATCAAATTCTTAATGCAGCTCAACAAGAATGCTTTTTCGATTTATTAGCTCAGGCCACAGAGAATAAAACCGTTCTGACTTCCAGTGAAAAACGTCCCTTAAAACGAAAGCTGACTAAGTGGTTGCAAGAGCAAAAGATTGATAACGCCAGAAATATAGCTGATATTTTGCTCGATATTGGAATCTATGAGAGAAAAATGGCAACAGATAATCAGTATCTGTCTTCATTTTTACCTCTACTGAAACATCCTCAAGTTGATTGGATTTTACAACTTGCCTACAACTTAACTCGCCTACTTGGCAATAATCATACTATTTTGACCGCAATAAAAAGAGCATCCAAAGTAGTCTTTGCACTTAAAAACTATGCTCGGCAAGATCAAACTGGCGAACAACAACTGATACAAATTACTGATGGGATTGAAACCGTCCTGGAAATTTATCATAATCAGATCAAACGAGACATTGAAATAATTCGTAATTATCAATCTTTACCTGAGGTAAAGTGTTATCCTGATGAGCTAATCCAAGTCTGGACGAACTTAATTCACAATGCAGTTCAGGCGATCAAAGGAAAAGGTCAGATAGCAATTATTACGGAGCAGGTCGAAAAAGGTGTTCAAGTTCAAATTACTGATTCTGGCTCTGGTATCGATTCAGAAATACAAGCAAGAATCTTTGAGCCTTTTTTTACCACTAAACCAATGGGAGAAGGGAGCGGTTTAGGTTTACATATCTGTCAAAAAATTATTAAGAAGCACCAAGGAAGTATCAAAGTTGAAAGTCATCCTGGACAGACTAAATTCAGTGTTTGGCTTCCAATTAGTTGTGCTTAA
- a CDS encoding sensor histidine kinase: MLSSIKFLPNPFRFLLIAEWIMLASCGALAVVEAWQGHMIPVRHISILVVLGLMGLILPTGRLLVKIIYTVLEIGLIFYGTFLGYLHVLPTLYLIVVMRSCFLFENLGRWVVTSVVFLLFLSDQFKYIQRALPEAPEDQVNFGMHIIAETLVFGLAIFFVLQLTNKMLNERQMRQKLAHAHEKLQQYSQKIEELATVQERNRIARDIHDSLGHALTSLNIQMQTAVKLWDKEPAQAHSFLTQAQKLGKTAMQEVRKSISTLREDAQDEPPLEVKIDTLVDDFRKGTGLEICANISRCGSVPLPVAQTVYRIVQEALTNIFKYAQATEVQIQLSSSQKGLNLTVEDNGKGFDLNQKRSGYGLQGMQERVTAVQGHIQLHASPGNGCRIEVEIPTV; the protein is encoded by the coding sequence ATGCTTTCCTCTATCAAATTTCTGCCCAATCCTTTTCGCTTTTTGCTTATTGCCGAATGGATCATGCTTGCCAGTTGTGGTGCTTTGGCTGTGGTGGAAGCTTGGCAGGGTCATATGATTCCTGTCCGACATATCTCAATTCTAGTTGTGCTGGGTTTGATGGGTTTAATCTTGCCTACTGGAAGACTTCTCGTCAAAATTATCTATACTGTCCTCGAAATTGGCTTAATTTTTTACGGGACGTTTTTGGGATATCTTCATGTCTTACCGACCTTGTATTTAATTGTGGTAATGCGGAGTTGTTTTTTGTTTGAAAATCTTGGTCGATGGGTAGTTACTAGTGTGGTCTTTCTTCTCTTTCTGAGCGACCAGTTTAAATATATTCAGCGCGCATTACCAGAAGCACCAGAAGATCAGGTTAATTTTGGGATGCACATAATAGCTGAAACTCTTGTTTTTGGCTTAGCGATCTTTTTTGTGTTGCAGCTGACTAATAAAATGCTCAACGAACGTCAGATGCGGCAAAAGCTAGCTCACGCTCACGAGAAGTTACAGCAGTACTCCCAGAAGATAGAAGAACTGGCAACGGTACAAGAGCGTAATCGTATTGCTCGCGATATCCATGATTCTTTAGGTCATGCCCTCACCAGTTTAAACATTCAGATGCAAACTGCTGTCAAACTCTGGGACAAAGAACCAGCTCAAGCTCATTCGTTTTTAACGCAAGCCCAAAAACTAGGTAAGACTGCCATGCAGGAAGTGCGTAAATCTATTAGTACACTTAGAGAAGATGCTCAAGACGAACCACCTCTCGAAGTCAAAATCGATACTTTGGTTGATGATTTTCGCAAAGGAACTGGTCTAGAAATTTGTGCTAACATTAGTCGCTGTGGCTCAGTTCCATTACCAGTAGCCCAAACTGTTTATCGAATCGTACAAGAAGCATTGACCAACATCTTTAAATATGCCCAAGCTACAGAAGTACAAATTCAACTGAGCAGTTCCCAAAAAGGACTAAATTTGACCGTAGAAGATAACGGTAAAGGATTTGATTTAAACCAAAAACGTTCTGGATACGGACTTCAAGGAATGCAAGAGAGAGTAACTGCCGTCCAAGGTCATATCCAGTTACACGCTTCACCAGGAAATGGCTGTCGTATAGAAGTTGAAATTCCTACTGTTTAG
- a CDS encoding response regulator — protein sequence MSNAAILCVDDEIVILDSLKEQLKRCFGEQYIYEVAESAEEAWEVIEELHDDGIKILTIVSDWLMPGIKGDEFLIQVHQKFPQLITVMLTGQADETAIERAQKEANLYACLHKPWTEKELYQTIASALE from the coding sequence ATGTCTAATGCAGCAATTCTTTGTGTTGATGATGAAATAGTCATATTAGATAGCCTCAAAGAACAGCTTAAACGTTGTTTTGGCGAGCAATATATTTATGAAGTAGCCGAAAGTGCCGAAGAAGCTTGGGAAGTAATTGAGGAGTTACATGATGATGGGATTAAAATTCTCACAATTGTCTCAGATTGGTTAATGCCAGGGATAAAAGGAGATGAATTCCTGATTCAAGTCCATCAAAAATTTCCTCAACTAATTACTGTAATGCTCACCGGACAAGCAGACGAAACTGCCATCGAACGAGCGCAAAAAGAAGCTAATCTCTATGCTTGTCTACACAAACCTTGGACTGAAAAAGAGTTATACCAAACGATCGCTTCAGCTTTGGAGTAA
- a CDS encoding IS5 family transposase has translation MRQSYRSDLTDEQWEIIKSLIPAAKTGGRPRTVDMRGVMDGIFYVLVAGCAWCLLPHDFPKWKTVYHYFRQWRISGDWERIHEQLRKWVRAIEDHHPSPSAAVLDSQSIKTATMIHRDVGYDCAKQIKGRKRHVLVDTLGLLIVVVVTAANLPERA, from the coding sequence ATGAGACAATCATATCGCAGCGATTTAACCGATGAACAATGGGAAATAATCAAAAGCTTAATCCCAGCAGCTAAAACTGGCGGTCGTCCTCGAACGGTAGATATGAGAGGAGTAATGGATGGAATTTTTTACGTCTTGGTGGCTGGATGTGCCTGGTGTTTACTGCCACATGATTTTCCGAAATGGAAAACAGTCTATCATTACTTCAGACAATGGCGCATCAGTGGGGACTGGGAACGTATTCATGAACAGTTGAGAAAATGGGTTCGAGCAATTGAAGATCATCATCCCAGTCCATCGGCAGCCGTTTTGGATAGTCAATCTATTAAGACAGCAACAATGATCCATCGTGATGTTGGATACGATTGTGCCAAGCAAATCAAAGGACGTAAACGTCATGTTCTGGTTGATACTCTAGGACTTTTGATTGTGGTAGTAGTCACAGCAGCTAATTTACCTGAAAGAGCCTGA
- a CDS encoding YdcF family protein: protein MKILLKNQKLILITTISVLISIISIIPLKLAIARYQSPSPQAILTLGGGHQREVFTAEFARSHPNLPIWVSSGTNEVRAREIFESAGVDNHRFHLDYRATDTVTNFTTVVADFKQQNINHIYLITSDFHLPRAKAIAFVILGSQGITYTPVSLATNRPSEPKFKIVRDFGRAFLWVFIKRTGSSLNF, encoded by the coding sequence GTGAAAATATTATTGAAAAACCAGAAGTTAATCCTCATCACAACCATAAGTGTTCTAATTAGTATCATTAGTATTATTCCCCTCAAGCTAGCGATCGCCCGTTATCAATCACCTAGTCCTCAAGCAATTTTGACTCTTGGTGGTGGTCATCAACGGGAAGTATTTACCGCAGAATTTGCTAGGTCACATCCTAATTTACCAATATGGGTTTCTTCAGGTACTAACGAAGTTCGAGCTAGAGAAATTTTTGAGAGTGCAGGTGTTGACAATCATCGATTTCATCTTGATTATCGGGCAACAGATACAGTAACTAACTTCACAACTGTAGTTGCTGATTTTAAACAACAAAATATTAACCATATTTATTTAATTACTTCTGATTTTCATCTTCCCAGAGCAAAAGCGATCGCGTTTGTGATTCTAGGTAGCCAAGGAATTACTTATACTCCTGTTTCCCTAGCCACCAATAGACCATCTGAACCAAAATTCAAAATTGTACGGGATTTTGGACGAGCTTTTCTGTGGGTTTTTATTAAACGCACAGGATCCAGCCTCAATTTTTAG
- a CDS encoding type IV pilin-like G/H family protein — protein MNNVFTAKLLQNLNNKKGNKGFTLIELLVVVIIIGVLAAVALPNLLGQVGKARETEAKTTVGAVNRAQQANRIERPTFADSINLTLADNLLGVVVPTSSIYSYTIAGDADLGTVTADAGTAAADNGVRNYAGAVSYGSGAFATIVCQTDTVGGTVAAPAGATATDCPTDTTLIR, from the coding sequence ATGAATAACGTATTTACTGCTAAATTATTACAAAACCTAAATAACAAAAAAGGTAATAAAGGTTTTACTTTAATTGAATTATTAGTTGTTGTAATTATCATCGGTGTACTAGCTGCTGTTGCTCTTCCCAACCTACTAGGTCAAGTTGGTAAAGCTCGTGAAACTGAAGCCAAAACTACTGTTGGTGCAGTTAATAGAGCTCAGCAAGCTAATCGCATCGAAAGACCTACATTTGCTGATAGTATTAATTTGACTCTTGCTGATAACCTACTGGGAGTTGTAGTTCCTACTTCAAGTATTTATAGTTATACCATCGCTGGTGATGCTGATCTCGGTACTGTTACAGCAGATGCAGGGACTGCGGCAGCCGACAATGGTGTCAGAAATTATGCTGGTGCTGTTTCTTATGGTTCGGGTGCTTTTGCTACTATCGTCTGTCAAACTGACACTGTAGGAGGTACTGTAGCAGCCCCTGCGGGTGCGACTGCTACCGATTGTCCTACCGATACTACTTTGATTCGCTAG
- a CDS encoding isoprenylcysteine carboxylmethyltransferase family protein: MKIKHAINLHKFLTFAYILGLMAFYQNFTIAPWVYLALHGTYGMLWLVKDSLYPDPKWEEDISVPMGIFTFILLGLYWVAPYILISSNITPSAALICMAIATNLTGIMLHYGSDAQKYFTLKYQKGLITEGFFSRSRNPNYLGEILIYLGFAMLAQHWLPFLILGVFVSLVFVPNMRKKDQSLSRYPEFAAYKEHSGLLLPKLFINKLAKSEQSEAAINS; this comes from the coding sequence ATGAAGATAAAACACGCAATTAATTTACATAAATTTCTCACCTTTGCCTATATTTTAGGATTAATGGCTTTTTATCAAAATTTTACGATCGCTCCTTGGGTATACCTTGCTCTTCATGGAACTTACGGTATGTTGTGGTTAGTTAAAGACAGTCTTTATCCAGATCCTAAGTGGGAAGAAGACATATCCGTCCCGATGGGAATTTTTACTTTCATTCTGTTGGGTTTATATTGGGTTGCTCCCTATATCCTGATTAGCAGTAATATCACACCTTCTGCTGCTTTAATCTGTATGGCGATCGCCACTAATCTAACGGGAATAATGCTTCATTACGGTAGCGATGCTCAAAAGTATTTCACTCTTAAATATCAAAAAGGCTTAATTACCGAGGGTTTCTTTAGTCGTAGTCGTAACCCTAACTATTTAGGCGAAATCTTAATTTATCTTGGTTTTGCCATGTTAGCGCAACACTGGCTACCCTTTTTAATTTTGGGAGTTTTTGTTTCCTTAGTATTTGTGCCCAATATGCGGAAGAAAGATCAGTCTCTTTCACGCTATCCAGAGTTTGCTGCCTATAAAGAGCATTCGGGTTTACTATTACCAAAATTATTTATCAATAAATTAGCAAAGTCCGAGCAATCAGAAGCAGCAATTAATAGTTAA
- a CDS encoding metallophosphoesterase, translating into MSLIITEPIKVEKIAIAIKNLPSHLSGTKIVQLSDLHYDGIRLSESTLQQAIALSNQANPDLVIITGDFVTDNPQPIYKLATRLKQLKSKYGVYGCLGNHDAIPPSAGQKIIEALAQINLKILWNEVVYPLGDGLAIAGLADLWSGEFNPAPVLEQIPTDIPRIVLSHNPDSAVVLKQWRVDLQLSGHTHGGQIVIPEYGPLIAVLPKIRKYVPKSLRNHLPYLKDCAKVVKHWNWSEGWHQVGINQLYVNRGLGTYLPGRFFCPPEVTMITLESR; encoded by the coding sequence ATGAGCTTGATTATTACTGAACCAATTAAAGTAGAGAAAATTGCGATCGCCATTAAGAATTTACCCTCTCATTTGTCTGGCACCAAAATAGTTCAACTATCAGACTTACACTATGACGGGATACGTTTATCAGAATCAACTCTACAACAGGCGATCGCTCTCAGTAATCAAGCCAATCCAGATTTAGTTATTATCACGGGAGATTTTGTTACCGACAACCCCCAACCCATTTATAAATTGGCGACACGCCTAAAGCAATTAAAAAGTAAATATGGAGTGTATGGTTGTTTAGGCAATCACGATGCAATTCCCCCATCTGCGGGACAGAAAATAATCGAAGCTCTAGCTCAAATTAACCTCAAGATATTGTGGAATGAAGTAGTTTATCCACTGGGTGATGGTTTGGCGATCGCCGGTTTAGCCGATTTATGGTCAGGAGAATTCAACCCAGCCCCTGTACTAGAGCAAATTCCCACGGATATTCCCCGTATTGTCTTGTCTCATAATCCTGACTCCGCTGTGGTACTGAAGCAATGGCGAGTAGATCTACAGCTTTCTGGACATACTCACGGTGGACAAATCGTGATTCCCGAATACGGTCCCCTAATTGCTGTTTTACCCAAAATCAGGAAATATGTGCCTAAATCTCTGCGTAATCATCTTCCCTACCTCAAAGACTGTGCCAAGGTTGTCAAGCATTGGAATTGGTCGGAGGGTTGGCACCAGGTAGGTATCAACCAACTGTATGTTAATCGAGGCTTAGGTACTTATCTTCCTGGTCGTTTTTTCTGTCCCCCGGAAGTTACGATGATTACCTTGGAATCTAGATAG
- a CDS encoding type II secretion system protein: MNVKYLYLLLQKKKSSHESGFTLIELLVVVIIVGILAAIALPSFLGQVGKAKESEAKNNLGAMARAQQAHHYEKQVFADTLVKLAGNFVGEYYNYPNPDIATNSLVKQKATSIDSINNVTRDYAIGIYYDAGAYEFAFCQAAKVGDTVEAPNIAGNSCTNGGFKIR, translated from the coding sequence GTGAATGTTAAATATTTATATCTTTTATTACAGAAGAAGAAATCTAGTCACGAGAGTGGTTTTACCTTAATTGAATTGCTAGTAGTAGTTATTATTGTCGGTATCCTAGCAGCTATAGCCTTACCTAGTTTTTTAGGTCAAGTTGGAAAAGCTAAAGAGTCAGAGGCAAAAAATAATTTAGGAGCAATGGCTCGCGCTCAGCAAGCACATCATTATGAAAAACAAGTGTTTGCTGATACTTTAGTCAAGTTGGCTGGTAATTTTGTTGGGGAATACTATAATTATCCTAATCCTGACATAGCTACTAATTCTTTAGTAAAACAAAAAGCTACTTCAATAGACTCTATCAATAATGTAACTAGAGATTACGCTATAGGTATTTACTATGATGCTGGTGCTTATGAATTCGCTTTTTGTCAGGCAGCAAAAGTCGGAGATACTGTTGAAGCGCCTAATATTGCTGGGAATTCTTGTACTAATGGAGGATTTAAAATTCGTTAA
- the ilvB gene encoding biosynthetic-type acetolactate synthase large subunit encodes MVSTSIPKGSQSTQTPQRQTGAFALMDSLRRHGVQHIFGYPGGAILPIYDELYRSEARGEVQHILVRHEQAASHAADGYARATGKVGVCFATSGPGATNLVTGIATAHLDSIPMVAITGQVTRPAIGTDAFQETDIFGITTPIVKNSYVVRHAKDMARIVAEAFHIASTGRPGPVLIDVPKDVGYEEFDYVPVSPGQVNLRGYKPTVRGNPRQISAALKLIAKAERPLMYVGGGAISADAHGQIKELAEKFQIPVTTTLMGLGAFDEYHPLSVGMLGMHGTAYANFAVSECDLLIAIGARFDDRVTGKLDEFANRAKVIHIDIDPAEVGKNRAPEVPIVGDVRKVLEQMLERAKEANFSSNSNITQPWLDKINHWREEYPLVAPHPEQGISPQEVIVELNNQAPHAYYTTDVGQHQMWAAQFLKNGPRRWISSAGLGTMGYGLPAAMGVKVAIPNEETICISGDASFQMNPQELGTLAQFGINVKTVIINNGWQGMVRQWQQTFFGERYSSSNMEVGAPDFEILAKAYGLKGMIVRDRSELAPAIAEMLAHDGPVLMDVQVTKDENCYPMIAPGKSNSQMLGLPEKEHPAAEFINCTDCGTTNPVANKFCPECGSKL; translated from the coding sequence GTGGTATCTACAAGTATTCCCAAAGGCTCACAATCAACCCAGACTCCCCAGCGTCAGACAGGTGCATTTGCATTAATGGACAGTCTACGTCGTCACGGTGTCCAGCATATTTTTGGCTACCCTGGTGGAGCAATATTGCCGATCTATGATGAATTATATCGTTCAGAAGCAAGGGGAGAAGTCCAGCATATTCTAGTTCGTCACGAACAAGCTGCTTCCCATGCAGCAGATGGGTATGCTCGTGCGACAGGGAAAGTGGGAGTTTGTTTTGCGACTTCTGGGCCAGGAGCTACTAATCTCGTTACAGGTATTGCGACTGCTCATCTTGATTCTATTCCCATGGTGGCAATTACGGGACAGGTAACTCGTCCGGCAATTGGAACGGATGCTTTTCAGGAAACAGATATTTTTGGTATCACTACACCCATAGTTAAAAACTCTTATGTGGTACGTCATGCTAAAGACATGGCAAGAATTGTTGCCGAAGCTTTTCATATTGCTAGTACGGGCCGTCCTGGACCAGTCTTGATTGATGTACCCAAGGATGTTGGCTATGAAGAATTTGATTATGTACCTGTGTCGCCAGGACAGGTAAACCTCAGAGGTTATAAACCTACTGTCAGGGGAAATCCTCGCCAAATTAGCGCTGCTCTCAAGTTGATAGCCAAAGCAGAAAGACCTCTGATGTATGTTGGTGGTGGCGCAATATCTGCCGATGCTCATGGTCAAATTAAAGAACTGGCAGAAAAATTTCAGATTCCTGTAACTACTACTCTGATGGGCCTAGGAGCTTTTGATGAATATCATCCCCTATCGGTAGGAATGTTAGGCATGCACGGTACAGCTTATGCTAACTTTGCCGTCAGTGAATGTGATTTGTTAATTGCCATTGGTGCCAGATTTGACGATCGCGTTACAGGTAAATTAGACGAATTTGCCAATCGAGCTAAAGTAATTCACATCGACATCGATCCTGCCGAAGTTGGCAAGAATCGCGCTCCTGAAGTGCCAATTGTGGGGGATGTTCGCAAGGTGCTAGAGCAAATGCTCGAAAGAGCGAAAGAAGCTAACTTTAGTTCTAACTCCAACATTACTCAGCCCTGGCTAGATAAAATTAATCACTGGCGGGAAGAATATCCCTTGGTTGCTCCCCACCCTGAACAAGGTATCTCTCCTCAGGAAGTGATTGTTGAACTAAATAATCAAGCACCCCACGCTTATTACACTACTGATGTTGGACAACATCAAATGTGGGCAGCGCAATTTTTGAAAAATGGTCCTCGTCGTTGGATTTCCAGTGCTGGTTTAGGTACTATGGGCTATGGTTTACCTGCAGCTATGGGTGTTAAAGTTGCTATTCCCAATGAAGAAACTATCTGTATCAGTGGGGATGCCAGTTTCCAAATGAATCCTCAAGAGTTGGGGACTTTAGCTCAGTTTGGGATCAATGTTAAAACCGTAATCATCAATAACGGTTGGCAAGGAATGGTTCGTCAGTGGCAGCAGACTTTCTTTGGTGAGCGATATTCTTCATCCAATATGGAAGTAGGTGCTCCAGACTTTGAAATTTTGGCTAAAGCTTACGGTCTCAAAGGAATGATTGTGCGCGATCGCTCTGAATTGGCTCCAGCTATTGCCGAGATGTTAGCCCACGATGGTCCGGTATTAATGGATGTCCAAGTAACCAAGGATGAAAACTGTTATCCAATGATTGCCCCTGGCAAAAGCAATTCTCAAATGTTGGGATTACCTGAGAAAGAACATCCTGCTGCTGAGTTTATTAACTGTACTGACTGCGGTACAACTAACCCTGTTGCTAATAAGTTCTGTCCTGAATGTGGTAGTAAGTTGTAA